From a region of the Armatimonas rosea genome:
- the rimM gene encoding ribosome maturation factor RimM (Essential for efficient processing of 16S rRNA), whose protein sequence is MESDKLVLVGEITAPFGMKGEVKLLPYLDEPTSLVGKTFLLHGQPSRIESIRLHQGTVLVHFEGKDRTAAESLRGIQLFLPKSELPSLPEGAYYDWQLKGLAVVTESGKDLGVLETILYNPAANDVYETSLALIPAHAQFVLSVDLEAGRMVVSDDPGLLK, encoded by the coding sequence ATGGAAAGCGACAAACTCGTTTTAGTCGGAGAAATCACTGCCCCCTTCGGTATGAAGGGGGAGGTTAAGCTTCTCCCGTATCTGGATGAACCGACTTCGCTGGTGGGCAAGACCTTCTTGCTCCACGGTCAGCCAAGCCGTATTGAGAGTATTCGACTGCACCAGGGAACCGTCCTGGTTCACTTTGAGGGGAAAGACCGCACCGCCGCAGAGTCTCTGCGCGGCATCCAGCTCTTTCTTCCGAAATCCGAGCTTCCCTCCCTCCCGGAAGGGGCCTACTACGACTGGCAGCTCAAGGGCCTTGCGGTCGTGACGGAGTCCGGGAAGGACCTGGGGGTACTGGAGACGATCCTGTACAACCCCGCGGCAAACGATGTGTATGAGACGAGCCTTGCGCTGATTCCTGCCCACGCGCAGTTCGTGCTCTCTGTAGACCTGGAAGCAGGCCGGATGGTTGTCTCGGATGACCCTGGCCTCCTGAAGTAG
- a CDS encoding KH domain-containing protein has protein sequence MKQTVEYLVKALVDSPDDVQVDEIPGEEATTYEVRVAADDLGKVIGKQGRIANALRTIVKAVAMKDKRKVYVEIVA, from the coding sequence GTGAAGCAGACAGTCGAATATCTGGTTAAGGCGCTGGTGGATTCCCCGGACGACGTTCAAGTGGACGAGATTCCGGGCGAGGAAGCCACGACCTACGAAGTGCGCGTTGCCGCAGATGACCTGGGTAAGGTGATCGGAAAGCAGGGGCGAATTGCCAATGCCCTGCGTACTATCGTCAAAGCAGTCGCAATGAAAGATAAGCGCAAGGTCTACGTCGAAATCGTCGCTTGA
- the rpsP gene encoding 30S ribosomal protein S16 translates to MVKIRLRRDGAKKKPFYHVVAADVRRARDGRFIEELGYYNPMVAADKEPIMELKEERLRYWLSVGALPTDKVAAILRKQGILPSA, encoded by the coding sequence ATGGTCAAGATTCGTCTGCGCCGGGATGGCGCCAAGAAGAAACCGTTTTATCACGTCGTCGCCGCCGATGTGCGGCGCGCCCGTGATGGACGCTTTATCGAGGAACTGGGGTACTACAACCCCATGGTTGCTGCGGATAAGGAGCCCATCATGGAACTAAAGGAGGAGCGGCTACGCTATTGGCTTAGCGTGGGCGCACTGCCGACCGACAAAGTGGCAGCAATCCTCCGCAAACAGGGGATCCTACCCTCCGCTTAG
- the ffh gene encoding signal recognition particle protein → MFEALAEKLQNAFAKLRGNQKLTEADVDAALREVRMALLEADVNFKVVKNFIARVKERAMGENILEGLQPAHMVIKFVHEEMIATLSGTDAEGKPLTEAIPLAMASKPPTVLMLCGLQGAGKTTLAGKLAAHLKKLGRQPLLAACDLQRPAAVKQLEVVGGQVKVPVFSQTTGKTPVQVATEAVEFAKQNRLDVVILDTAGRLHVDEALMEELQAIQAQTQPDEILLVLDAMTGQDAVNVATQFNDALSVGGFVLTKVDGDARGGAAISVRAVVGKPIKLVGIGEKMDALEVFHPERMASRILGMGDVLTLIEKAEAAVDEKQAAEMEKKLRGGKFDFEDFLSMQQQMKRLGPLEQLFKLLPGVGTQLKDVDWSVPEKEMAKVEAIIRSMTAKERRSPELINGSRRKRIATGAGVSVQEINQLLNQFEQMRRMMRAMSSGKGMPGMPPMPGMRGMGQQPGAPSKKKKDGGSSGGGRFKLPFR, encoded by the coding sequence ATGTTCGAGGCTCTCGCAGAAAAACTACAGAACGCCTTTGCCAAGCTACGGGGCAACCAAAAGCTCACGGAAGCGGATGTCGATGCCGCACTCCGTGAGGTGCGCATGGCCCTACTTGAGGCCGATGTCAACTTCAAGGTGGTCAAGAACTTTATCGCGCGGGTCAAAGAGCGCGCGATGGGTGAGAATATCCTTGAGGGTCTGCAGCCGGCGCACATGGTCATCAAGTTTGTCCATGAGGAGATGATCGCCACCCTCTCCGGCACCGATGCCGAGGGCAAGCCGCTCACCGAGGCGATTCCCCTCGCGATGGCGAGCAAGCCCCCCACGGTTCTCATGCTCTGTGGGCTCCAGGGCGCGGGAAAAACCACGCTAGCGGGGAAGCTGGCGGCGCACCTGAAGAAGCTGGGGCGACAGCCACTCCTGGCCGCGTGTGACCTGCAGCGCCCCGCGGCGGTCAAGCAGCTCGAGGTGGTCGGTGGGCAGGTGAAGGTTCCGGTCTTCTCCCAGACCACGGGCAAGACTCCGGTTCAAGTGGCGACCGAGGCCGTGGAGTTTGCCAAACAAAACCGCTTGGATGTGGTGATTCTCGATACGGCCGGCCGCCTGCATGTGGATGAGGCGCTCATGGAGGAGCTCCAGGCGATCCAGGCCCAGACCCAGCCCGATGAGATTCTGCTGGTCCTCGATGCCATGACGGGCCAAGATGCGGTCAATGTGGCGACTCAGTTTAACGACGCTTTAAGTGTCGGCGGGTTTGTTCTGACCAAAGTGGACGGCGATGCGCGGGGTGGCGCGGCGATCTCGGTGCGGGCCGTGGTGGGCAAGCCGATCAAGCTCGTGGGGATCGGGGAGAAGATGGACGCGCTGGAGGTCTTCCACCCCGAGCGCATGGCAAGCCGCATCCTAGGGATGGGCGATGTCCTCACCCTGATCGAAAAGGCCGAGGCGGCAGTCGATGAGAAGCAGGCCGCCGAGATGGAGAAAAAGCTCCGGGGCGGCAAGTTTGACTTCGAGGACTTCCTCTCCATGCAGCAGCAGATGAAGCGCTTGGGGCCGCTGGAGCAGCTCTTCAAGCTCCTGCCGGGCGTGGGGACGCAGCTCAAGGATGTCGACTGGTCGGTGCCGGAGAAAGAGATGGCGAAGGTGGAGGCGATCATTCGCTCCATGACCGCCAAGGAGCGTCGCAGTCCCGAGCTCATCAATGGCTCGCGGCGAAAGCGAATCGCGACAGGAGCAGGAGTGAGTGTTCAGGAGATCAACCAGCTCCTCAATCAGTTCGAGCAGATGCGGCGTATGATGCGCGCCATGTCCAGCGGAAAAGGAATGCCCGGGATGCCACCCATGCCGGGGATGCGGGGGATGGGCCAGCAGCCGGGCGCGCCCTCGAAAAAGAAAAAAGACGGTGGTTCGAGCGGCGGTGGCCGTTTCAAGCTACCTTTTCGGTAA
- a CDS encoding glycine-rich protein, translating into MNQTSVPTPKTRLSRGGFLTALALSLTTALGVLEGCGGGGASTEATPTPSPSPTPLPGATPTPSPTPTPSPTPTPTPTPTPASPVLIKNNFGYTGSLQEFVVPAGVVNLYVKLWGAGGGHNGGAGSYVAGRLAVTPGETLKILVGQGGQVATAGSTTSAAFGLGGSSQGSPGVSGGGGGRTALLRAPFGSAEEIVVAGAGGGGALSWGGGGGGAIDGLPGHGSSGAGGAGGTRTAGGGAGGGALGGSAGSFLQGGNAIGNGTVSSGGGGAGYYGGAAGGKDNNPGGGGGGSTIAYPLATASTIDGKSGNDGTTTVGVLPGGTSDPEYLAGVGVGGASNQPGGNGYVQIAYFS; encoded by the coding sequence ATGAACCAGACATCTGTACCCACACCCAAAACCCGCCTGAGCCGAGGTGGCTTCTTAACGGCTCTAGCGCTCTCGCTCACGACCGCGCTGGGAGTCTTGGAGGGCTGTGGGGGCGGGGGGGCTTCGACCGAGGCAACCCCCACTCCTAGCCCCAGCCCAACCCCGCTCCCCGGTGCAACGCCCACGCCAAGCCCCACACCGACACCCAGCCCGACACCAACACCAACACCGACTCCCACTCCCGCCTCACCCGTACTGATCAAAAATAACTTTGGCTACACGGGGAGCCTACAGGAGTTTGTGGTGCCTGCCGGTGTCGTCAATCTCTATGTCAAGCTGTGGGGAGCCGGCGGGGGGCACAACGGCGGCGCGGGATCGTATGTCGCCGGGCGCCTTGCCGTGACTCCCGGTGAGACCCTCAAGATTCTCGTGGGACAGGGAGGGCAGGTGGCTACAGCAGGCTCGACAACCTCAGCTGCCTTTGGATTGGGAGGGAGTAGCCAGGGCTCTCCGGGCGTGTCGGGCGGTGGTGGGGGACGGACGGCACTGCTTCGTGCTCCCTTTGGCTCTGCGGAGGAGATCGTGGTGGCAGGAGCAGGCGGCGGTGGAGCCCTGTCTTGGGGCGGCGGTGGTGGCGGTGCGATCGATGGGCTCCCCGGTCATGGGAGTAGTGGTGCTGGGGGAGCGGGAGGAACCCGAACCGCCGGAGGAGGCGCGGGTGGTGGAGCGCTGGGAGGAAGTGCCGGTAGCTTTCTCCAGGGAGGCAATGCCATTGGAAACGGAACGGTCTCTAGCGGCGGTGGGGGCGCGGGCTACTACGGAGGGGCTGCTGGCGGGAAAGATAACAACCCCGGCGGCGGTGGGGGCGGCTCCACGATTGCCTACCCACTCGCGACGGCCTCCACAATCGATGGCAAGAGTGGCAATGATGGCACAACGACAGTAGGAGTCCTACCCGGGGGCACCTCCGACCCCGAGTACCTTGCGGGAGTGGGAGTGGGCGGCGCCAGCAACCAGCCCGGTGGCAATGGCTACGTCCAGATTGCCTACTTTAGCTAG
- a CDS encoding Gfo/Idh/MocA family protein, with product MEFNRIQGANNRIVLGLIGCGGMGAANMRNLMGKDGVEVAALCDVDTSRMGGDIADVEKKYGRKPEIFRDYRKMLERKDIDAIIVGTPDHWHALNLIHTVEAGKDAYCEKPISHNLVEARTMAKAVAHHKKIVQVGTWQRSGKEFTDAISFVRNNKLGSKIVLVRAWRTDGSQVGNDKPSAPPATLDYDMWIGPAAMTPYAPNHVHGNWRWFLNTGTGMTGDWGVHMLDIALLGMSATNQDLVMPHSVSAYGGKLAFPTDGRTAPDTVEAIFHFKNPDFIMTWSTGRDYPDKPDCGVEFVAADGKFVRVWRGGWSVHAPNGELIPKEGSPAVNDHWQNWLDGVRTRTQTRSSLASMAQTTAVCHLANIAYLCGETVHFDKTKMDLVGNTGRNTTSYWREYRKPWKLPTYK from the coding sequence ATGGAATTTAATCGTATTCAAGGGGCTAACAACCGGATCGTGCTGGGGCTGATCGGCTGTGGCGGCATGGGCGCGGCCAATATGCGCAACCTGATGGGCAAAGACGGCGTGGAGGTGGCGGCGCTCTGCGATGTGGACACGTCGCGCATGGGCGGCGATATCGCGGATGTGGAGAAGAAGTACGGGCGCAAGCCAGAGATTTTTCGGGACTACCGCAAGATGCTGGAGCGCAAGGATATCGACGCGATTATCGTCGGGACGCCCGACCACTGGCACGCGCTGAACCTGATCCATACGGTCGAGGCGGGCAAGGACGCCTACTGCGAGAAGCCGATCTCCCACAACTTGGTCGAGGCGCGGACCATGGCCAAGGCGGTCGCCCACCACAAGAAGATCGTGCAGGTCGGGACCTGGCAGCGCAGCGGGAAAGAGTTCACCGATGCGATTTCTTTCGTGCGCAACAACAAGCTAGGGAGCAAGATCGTCCTGGTGCGGGCGTGGCGCACCGATGGCTCCCAAGTGGGCAATGATAAACCGTCGGCGCCCCCGGCGACCCTAGACTACGACATGTGGATCGGCCCCGCTGCGATGACCCCTTACGCCCCTAACCATGTCCACGGCAACTGGCGCTGGTTCCTCAACACCGGCACGGGCATGACCGGCGACTGGGGGGTCCACATGCTGGATATCGCGCTGCTGGGGATGAGCGCCACCAACCAGGACCTGGTGATGCCCCACTCCGTGAGCGCCTACGGCGGCAAGCTCGCCTTCCCCACCGATGGCCGCACCGCCCCCGATACGGTCGAGGCGATCTTCCACTTCAAGAACCCGGACTTTATCATGACCTGGTCCACCGGCCGCGACTACCCCGACAAGCCCGACTGCGGGGTCGAGTTTGTGGCCGCCGATGGTAAGTTTGTCCGGGTCTGGCGCGGCGGCTGGTCGGTGCACGCCCCCAACGGCGAGCTGATCCCCAAAGAGGGCTCCCCCGCGGTCAACGACCACTGGCAGAACTGGCTCGATGGCGTCCGCACCCGCACCCAGACCCGCTCCAGCCTCGCGTCGATGGCCCAGACCACCGCGGTCTGCCACCTCGCCAATATCGCGTATCTGTGCGGCGAGACCGTCCACTTTGACAAAACCAAGATGGATCTCGTGGGCAACACCGGGCGCAATACCACATCGTACTGGCGCGAGTACCGCAAGCCCTGGAAGCTCCCCACCTACAAGTAG